One stretch of Psilocybe cubensis strain MGC-MH-2018 chromosome 6, whole genome shotgun sequence DNA includes these proteins:
- a CDS encoding Protein AIM2 gives MVTPANQPTQFIHLLKEKKGYEKIGTVGYCFGGATCVRIGGSGLVDSVVVAHPGPFSISQVRAIKVPTAWVCAEDDMTFSKSFRSECEAHLAGRKGKENFVEYEFKEYKGTTHGFASRPNLAIPEIREAHQAALDQTIEWFKKTLI, from the exons ATGGTTACTCCTGCTAACCAACCTACCCAGTTCATACATCTTctgaaggaaaagaagggaTATGAAAAGATTGGAACAGTGGG TTATTGCTTCGGAGGTGCTACTTGTGTTCGCATAGGAGGATCAGGCCTCGTCgacagtgttgttgttgctcaCCCAGGACCTTTCTCAATAAGTCAAGTCAGGGCCATAAAAGTCCCTACCGCATGGGTATGTGCAGAAG ATGATATGACGTTCTCAAAATCCTTCCGTTCGGAGTGTGAAGCTCACCTTGCTGGGAGAAAGGGCAAGGAAAACTTCGTGGAATATGAATTTAAAGAGTACAAGG GAACAACCCATGGCTTTGCCTCCCGCCCGAATCTTGCTATCCCAGAGATACGAGAGGCACATCAAGCTGCTCTTGACCAAACTATCGAATGGTTCAAGAAGACTCTGATTTGA
- a CDS encoding ATPase family gene 2 protein: MSTLLSKTFNVEVTEGIEYVPRAARRVIFNSDFLKAAKLCTGDIIAICKADDHGSRKKFALGVVWPSLDLSQDSLLLSTSFLLTAGLVVGERARIFPLSGLAVTKLPPGLPSLKHIQEAGTIRLKELLTKDNVATNGASSSKDQQNEWLNLALREILVDLKYITNDQIIECNYEGQLRRFTIHSTAPKSNKKQNTNDIGENLSQDLKKLSVGSETQVWSVSWDCIVSVQEDDPSVRDEISNKSDVEILEHRSLKEAYSSVGGLNKQIEEIRDLLEIPLNRPELFSYFGLKPPRGILLHGPPGTGKTHLARAIAASTSSSVLVINGPELSSAYHGETESKLRDVFKQAREKSPCIVVLDEVDALVPRREEGAGGEVEKRVVATLLTILDGMEAARSEGHDRVIVIGTTNRPNAIDPALRRPGRFDREIEIGIPDTEARFAILNVVLSKTPHNIPHEALHGLAAKMHGYVGADISALVREAGTIAIKNWLGTADHETTSLSAPDSLKLQLSHLVAAMPSIRPSAMRSLFVEMPPVRYSDIGGQASVIQKLKETIEWPLLHPETFQRLGVKPPKGILLYGPPGCSKTVLARACAFESGVNFVAVKGPELLNKFVGESERAVREIFRKARAASPSIIFFDEIDALATSRTTSDTDQGSSHEGVLTSLLNEMDGVQELTGVTVVAATNRPESIDSALMRPGRLDRILYVGPPDQAGREDILRIRMKSMTVGPDVDIRSIAELTEGCSGAEITAMCQEAAILTMQQDMNAPYATFVTAAKSTKRQITPAVLSKFARWRDGNAAGLF, from the exons ATGTCTACTCTTCTGTCGAAAACGTTCAATGTCGAGGTCACGGAAGGCATAGAATATGTTCCTCGTGCCGCTCGGCGCGTTATCTTCAATTCTGATTTCCTCAAGGCCGCCAAACTGTGTACCGGGGATATAATTGCCATATGCAAAGCAGATGACCATGGATCTCGGAAG AAATTCGCTTTGGGCGTTGTTTGGCCGTCGCTGGATTTATCCCAAGACA GCCTTTTACTTTCGACATCTTTCCTCCTGACAGCTGGCCTTGTGGTTGGTGAACGTGCTCGAATATTCCCCTTATCAGGACTAGCGGTTACAAAGCTACCGCCTGGTTTACCATCACTTAAACATATCCAAGAAGCTGGAACCATACGACTCAAGGAACTTCTCACGAAAGACAATGTGGCAACAAATGGTGCCTCATCTTCAAAAGACCAACAAAATGAATGGTTGAATCTGGCCCTACGCGAAATACTTG TTGATTTGAAGTATATCACCAACGATCAAATAATTGAATGCAACTACGAAGGTCAACTCCGACGATTCACCATCCATTCTACCGCACCTAAAAGTAACAAGAAGCAAAATACCAATGATATTGGCGAAAACTTGAGTCAAGATCTCAAAAAACTCTCTGTGGGTTCTGAGACACAGGTTTGGTCCGTATCTTGGGACTGCATCGTATCGGTGCAAGAAGACGATCCCTCCGTCCGGGACGAAATTTCCAATAAA AGTGATGTCGAAATCTTGGAGCACAGATCACTGAAAGAGGCTTATTCATCTGTTGGAGGTCTAAACaaacaaattgaagaaattcGAGATCTGTTGGAAATTCCATTGAACCGTCCTGAATTATTCAGCTATTTTG GTCTAAAACCTCCCAGAGGGATCCTCCTTCATGGCCCACCAGGAACTGGAAAGACGCATTTAGCTCGCGCTATTGCAGCCTCTACCAGCTCTTCCGTTCTCGTGATCAACGGCCCTGAACTCTCTTCCGCCTATCATGGTGAAACTGAGTCAAAATTACGAGATGTGTTTAAGCAAGCTCGCGAGAAAAGTCCCTGCATCGTGGTGTTAGATGAAGTGGATGCGCTGGTTCCTAGACGAGAAGAAGGGGCAGGTGGTGAGGTTGAGAAGAGGGTAGTGGCTACGCTGCTGACCATCCTCGATGGCATGGAAGCCGCGCGATCTGAAGGACATGACAGAGTAATTGTTATTGGCACTACCAATCGGCCTAATGCCATTGACCCAGCTTTGCGTCGGCCAGGAAGGTTTGACAGAGAGATTGAAATAG GAATTCCCGACACGGAAGCTCGCTTTGCCATTCTCAACGTTGTTCTTTCGAAGACCCCTCACAACATCCCACATGAAGCCCTACATGGACTAGCGGCAAAAATGCACGGATACGTTGGTGCAGATATCAGCGCTCTTGTCCGCGAAGCAGGGACCATAGCTATCAAGAATTGGCTCGGAACCGCTGACCACGAGACAACGTCCCTTTCTGCCCCTGATTCTTTGAAATTGCAGCTGAGCCACCTCGTTGCAGCTATGCCTTCGATAAGGCCTTCCGCAATGCGTTCTCTCTTCGTAGAGATGCCGCCAGTGCGATACTCTGATATCGGAGGTCAGGCTTCTGTGATCCAAAAACTCAAGGAAACGATAGAGTGGCCTTTACTTCACCCGGAGACTTTCCAACGCCTCGGGGTCAAGCCACCCAAGGGGATTCTACTCTACGGTCCCCCTGGATGTAGCAAAACAGTTCTTGCTCGTGCATGCGCCTTCGAAAGTGGCGTTAATTTTGTGGCAGTGAAGGGGCCTGAG CTGCTGAACAAATTCGTCGGCGAATCTGAACGTGCAGTACGAGAGATCTTCCGAAAGGCCAGAGCCGcttctccttcaatcatcttcttc GATGAGATTGATGCTCTAGCCACCTCGAGAACCACCTCTGATACTGATCAAGGCTCTTCGCACGAAGGTGTACTGACAAGTTTGTTGAATGAAATGGACGGCGTTCAAGAACTAACAGGCGTGACCGTCGTTGCGGCCACAAATAGACCAGAGTCTATT GACTCCGCTCTCATGCGACCTGGTCGCCTTGACAGGATCCTGTATGTTGGACCCCCTGATCAAGCTGGTAGAGAAGACATCTTGCGTATAAGAATGAAGTCGATGACGGTGGGACCAGACGTTGATATTAGAAGCATCGCGGAGCTC ACCGAGGGTTGCTCGGGCGCTGAAATCACAGCTATGTGCCAAGAAGCCGCGATCCTTACCATGCAGCAAGATATGAACGCACCTTATGCAA CGTTTGTGACTGCGGCAAAATCAACAAAGCGACAGATCACTCCTGCAGTTTTGAGCAAATTTGCAAGATGGCGTGATGGAAACGCCGCAGGTCTCTTCTAA
- a CDS encoding GPI transamidase component PIG-T has protein sequence MATLLDVLNSDDGLLNVGRTALSMAPNTSKSLLSLKTLQDGKVASKFTFTTLLKDAAPRDPSTLDSQDESQHYTLFPLALGQILRQYAVTEMHLALNAGNWNYDRWGYPEEQGVGTGAELWAWMGDGAAITVDERWKGLRNALAGLFCASLGSLDELRTTSPAQTFIPEGTLPDWGVPHTVRHASLPSEHVCTENLTPFLKLLPCKSLSGIASLLNPHRLFDADWHGMGVHVLWREGEGVEMRLTFQSVSDPLRHDAAKKQDWSLQSLFDRTIHRSCPVAHSSEIVVALPKNAFYSIKPEPPVIDRSSAHFDVNIHQKPLDVILTWPEPFSYPLDYQSESTNFSVKRTLRGPSQAHGQLSLVITNHRPYTIHTLYLETMPWLLQFYLHTLEARVDGVLRADIISNLTYIPSVPHSRPTTFQALLSLPPSSTVEITMDVTKAFLRYTEHPPDAQRGWDLPPAIFTPVEFAKNGTSFSVKEGRLYTSTLLVDLATPDFSMPYNVIIFTCSVIAYIFGSIFNLLTRRFVIVHIEPTKS, from the exons ATGGCCACTTTGCTCGACGTTCTCAACAGCGACGACGGCTTGCTCAATGTTGGGCGCACGGCGCTTTCTATGGCCCCTAATACTTCTAAATCTCT CTTGTCGTTGAAAACCTTACAGGATGGCAAAGTTGCGTCCAAGTTCACATTTACAACTCTCCTGAAGGACGCTGCACCGAGGGACCCTAGTACGCTGGATTCACAGGATGAAT CCCAGCATTATACACTCTTCCCTCTTGCGTTGGGTCAGATCCTACGTCAATACGCTGTGACTGAAATGCATTTGGCCTTAAACGCTGGGAATTGGAATTACGATCGGTGGGGATATCCGGAAGAACAGGGTGTGGGTACAGGTGCTGAATTATGGGCGTGGATGGGCGATGGAGCTGCCATAAC GGTAGATGAACGATGGAAAGGGCTTCGGAATGCGCTTGCAGGTCTTTTTTGCGCTTCTCTCGGATCCCTGGATGAATTGCGAACTACATCCCCCGCTCAAACTTTCATTCCTGAGGGCACGCTACCGGATTGGGGCGTTCCTCATACAGTTCGACACGCGTCATTACCTTCGGAACATGTCTGCACCGAAAACTTGACGCCTTTTCTCAAACTCCTTCCTTGCAAATCTTTGTCTGGGATCGCTAGTCTCTTGAACCCACACCGCCTGTTCGATGCCGACTGGCACGGGATGGGGGTGCATGTTCTATGGCGCGAGGGAGAAGGAGTTGAGATGAGATTGACCTTCCAATCCGTGTCTGATCCTCTGCGCCATGATGCAGCGAAGAAGCAAG ATTGGTCCCTTCAATCGCTCTTTGACCGCACCATTCACCGGTCATGCCCTGTCGCACACTCCAGTGAAATCGTTGTGGCTCTGCCGAAGAACGCCTTCTATTCAATCAAACCTGAACCTCCCGTCATTGACAGAAGTTCGGCACATTTCGATGTTAATATTC ATCAAAAGCCATTGGACGTCATATTAACATGGCCAGAGCCCTTTAGCTATC CTTTGGATTATCAATCTGAATCCACAAATTTTTCTGTCAAACGAACTTTGAGAGGGCCGAGTCAGGCTCACGGTCAGCTTTCTCTCGTGATAACGAATCATCGGCCGTATACTATTCATACATTGTATCTGGAAACCATGCCCTGGCTACTCCAATTTTATTTGCATACCCTTGAGGCGCGTGTGGACGGTGTTTTGCGAG CGGATATCATCTCCAACCTTACCTATATCCCTTCGGTACCACACTCTCGGCCGACGACCTTCCAAGCTCTCTTGAGCCTCCCACCGAGTAGCACCGTCGAGATTACTATGGACGTTACGAAAGCTTTCTTGCGCTATACTGAGCACCCGCCGGATGCCCAGAGAGGCTGGGATCTCCCTCCTGCTATATTTACGCCCGTGGAATTCGCGAAAAATGGTACCTCTTTTTCTGTCAAAGAAGGCCGTCTGTATACCTCAACCCTTCTTGTCGACCTGGCCACACCAGACTTCAGCATGCCTTACAATGTGATCATCTTCACTTGTTCCGTCATTGCATACATATTTGGCAGTATCTTCAATTTGTTAACTCGGCGGTTTGTAATAGTGCACATAGAACCCACCAAATCCTGA